A genomic window from Cardiocondyla obscurior isolate alpha-2009 linkage group LG02, Cobs3.1, whole genome shotgun sequence includes:
- the LOC139113221 gene encoding protein FAN: MEKERFTMLLLEPGEIFFEDYSVQMKKLEILLSRDEEWMDGRLKLCSKSLVFVNKDINQPLIKIQLKETISIEQCKLDNDAVSNMMSIECKQHVEMLEKNILAPYKFVHENTTFHFCFNYAKVEDCLSQILQLHRAASLVTVEQNAMIMAIVHSRQSRVSFDTSWLEDLYEQVVLETQANKVLPLVINPGRVLLTNSRIYFQPYNNMDQHPVLKIQLKDIHHIIKRRFLLRQVGLEIKWMRQTDAKMEHLFLSFQNQDGRDKLYENLLKQSVVSLETVPQNQMTMRWQNGYLSNYDYILYINSLADRTFHDLTQYPVLPWIIQDYTSKILDLNDINVYRDLSKPIGALNPTRLERLKERYSEMSDPKFLYGSHYSAPGFVLFYLVRKYPQYMLCLQNGRFDHPDRMFNSIADVWKNVLVNMSDFKELIPEFYDTSNGGDFLVNSYGIDFGYRYDGTKIGDVQLPPWAKGPADFIQQFRNALESDYVSQNLHHWIDLIFGYKQRGVEADKADNIFFHLCYEGAVDLDTIRDINDRHGLEVQIMEFGQIPKQVFTLPHPKRLTSAPNLLYSETLLNTLPELTSRNSCIKEKSINFTELVMFQAHKDSVTSIIQKNTTSNEIISVGQDGTLKLYNINEKKLTRSVILSSLSLSSCISYYTLSQRNILVAGSWDNTLIFYDIEFGRIIDVLQGHEDAVSCLTWSSTHRVIISGSWDCTVKVWHEYTSGLKIKPAECFIAQLDHDSKVTCISMSRDDSMLTSGTEDGELCLWNMTNYHLQSSIKGHTCRVNAIIFDEQCSSIISCAEDKLLNITDVRTSTQIYSVNLESEPLTLTWIKTFLLIGDNSGNLNIWNHQEAVFIPHIHCHDGPLCALAVSTENNFIITGGKDRKVIVWECHNH; the protein is encoded by the exons ATGGAGAAGGAAAG ATTTACAATGCTTCTTTTGGAACcaggagaaatatttttcgaagaTTATAGTGTTCAGATGAAAAAATTAGAGATTCTACTTTCTAGAGATGAAGAGTGGATGGATGggagattaaaattatgttcCAAATCTTTAGTATTTGtaaacaaagatattaaccAACcacttattaaaattcaactCAAAGAAACTATATCAATTGAGCAATGCAAATTGGATAATGATGCAGTGAG TAATATGATGTCAATAGAATGTAAGCAACATGTGGAAATGctagagaaaaatatattagcaCCATACAAATTTGTACATGAAAATACCacatttcatttttgttttaattatgcaaaagtAGAAGATTGCCTTTCACAAATTTTACAGTTGCATAGAGCAGCAAGTTTAGTAACAGTAGAACAAAATGCAATG attatgGCTATTGTACACTCTAGACAATCACGTGTATCTTTTGACACATCATGGTTGGAGGATCTGTATGAACAAGTAGTTTTGGAGACACAGGCAAACAAAGTATTACCTCTTGTAATAAATCCAGGCAGAGTATTATTGACCAACTCGAGAATCTACTTTCAACCTTATAATAATATGGATCAG CATCCTGTTTTAAAGATCCAATTAAAAGACATACaccatattataaaaagaagattttTATTGCGACAAgtg GGTCTTGAAATTAAATGGATGCGACAAACTGATGCTAAAATggaacatttatttttgtcatttcAAAATCAAGATGGTagagataaattatatgaaaatttaCTTAAACAATCTGTGGTATCTCTCGAAACTGTACCACAAAATCAAATGACAATGAGATGGCAAAATGGATATTTGTCAAAttacgattatattttatatattaatag TTTAGCAGATAGAACTTTTCATGATTTGACGCAATATCCCGTGTTGCCTTGGATTATACAAGACTATACTTCTAAAATATTGGATTTAAACGACATTAACGTTTATAGAGATCTTTCAAAACCTATTGGCGCGTTAAATCCTACTCGTCTAGAAAGATTAAAG GAACGATATTCAGAAATGTCTGATCCGAAGTTTTTATATGGTTCTCATTATAGTGCACCGGGTTTTGTACTATTTTACTTAGTACGAAAATATCCTCAATATATGCTTTGTCTTCAAAATGGAAGATTTGATCATCCAGATAGAATGTTCAATAG TATAGCCGACGTGTGGAAAAATGTTTTGGTGAACATGTCTGACTTTAAAGAACTGATACCGGAGTTTTATGACACAAGCAACGGTGGTGACTTTCTTGTAAATAGTTATGGTATTGACTTTGGCTATCGATACGACGGTACAAAAATAGGCGATGTACAACTACCTCCGTGGGCAAAAG GACCTGCAGATTTTATACAACAATTCAGAAATGCTTTAGAAAGCGATTATGTTTCTCAAAATCTTCATCATTggattgatttaatttttggatATAAACAAAGAGGAGTTGAAGCTGACAAGGCTGATAACA TATTCTTCCATCTATGTTATGAAGGAGCTGTAGATTTAGACACTATACGAGATATAAATGATAGACATGGACTTGAAGTGCAAATTATGGAGTTTGGTCAGATACCAAAACAAGTCTTCACTCTGCCTCATCCTAAACGTTTAACATCAGCtccaaatttattatacagcgAAACTTTGTTAAATACTTTGCCAGAATTAACTTCAA gaAATTcgtgtataaaagaaaagtcaATAAATTTCACCGAATTAGTAATGTTTCAAGCACATAAAGACAGTGTCACTAGTATCATACAAAAGAATACAACGAGTAATGAGATTATATCAGTGGGGCAAGATGGAACacttaaattatataacataaatGAGAAGAAATTGACACGCAGTGTCATCTTATCCTCACTATCACTGTCATCTTGTATCTCGTATTACACACTATCGCAACGTAATATTCTTGTGGCAGGATCATGGGACAATACTTT gATATTTTATGACATTGAATTTGGTCGAATAATAGACGTTTTACAAGGACATGAAGACGCTGTATCGTGTTTAACATGGAGCAGTACTCATCGAGTAATTATATCTGGATCGTGGGATTGTACTGTGAAAGTTTGGCACGAGTACACTTcgggattaaaaattaaacctgCTGAATGCTTTATCGCGCAATTAGATCACGATTCCAAAGTAACTTGCATTAGCATGTCAAG AGACGACAGTATGTTAACATCTGGTACAGAAGATGGTGAATTGTGTTTATGGAACATGACCAATTACCATTTACAGTCTTCTATTAAAG GTCATACATGTAGAGTAAACGCGATTATATTTGATGAACAATGTAGCAGTATAATATCATGTGcagaagataaattattaaatataactgaTGTTCGAACAAGTACACAGATATATTCTGTTAATTTAGAAAGTGAACCATTGACATTAACATGgattaaaacgtttttacTGATAGGTGATAACAGTGGAAACCTTAACATATGGAATCATCAAGAAGCTGTGTTCATTCCACATATACATTGTCATGATG GACCGCTTTGCGCTTTAGCTGTAAgcactgaaaataatttcatcatAACAGGTGGGAAAGACAGAAAAGTTATCGTGTGGGAATGTCACAATCATTGA
- the LOC139113228 gene encoding dolichyldiphosphatase 1 — MTSPDEPLDGIGSRFVRAADETVWIPLSLTLVEYPQGDVFGRLLAVISLIPFAIITGFITLILFRRDLHTIVFFIGVAVNECLNYVLKHTIRQARPLKREGLYAEYGMPSTHAQFMWFFAAYATLFIYFRLNYNCTIAERFWRTIVAIGCIVTAILVTYSRVYLLYHSNTQVFWGTLIGIALGAAWFIIVHTILTPFFPIVVSWRISEFLLLRDTTLIPNVLWFEYTNIRTEARARARKLSAIGRSH, encoded by the exons ATGACATCGCCTGACGAGCCGTTGGACGGGATCGGGTCGCGCTTCGTACGCGCCGCCGACGAGACCGTATGGATTCCGCTGTCCCTGACGTTGGTGGAGTATCCGCAAG GGGATGTTTTCGGCCGACTTTTGGCTGTAATAAGTCTAATACCCTTTGCCATCATCACTGGCTTCATCACGTTGATACTTTTTAGGAGAGATTTACATACA attgtattttttatcggAGTCGCCGTCAATGAATGTCTAAATTACGTATTGAAGCACACGATTCGCCAAGCAAGGCCACTGAAGAGAGAAGGCCTGTACGCCGAATATGGCATGCCGTCTACACATGCACAATTTATGTGGTTCTTTGCTGCATACGCAACactttttatatactttag GTTAAATTACAATTGTACAATAGCCGAAAGATTTTGGCGGACAATAGTAGCGATAGGATGCATCGTCACAGCCATATTGGTGACTTACAGCAGGGTATACTTGCTGTACCACTCCAATACCCAGGTATTCTGGGGTACTTTAATTGGAATCGCGCTAGGAGCAGCATGGTTCATAATCGTGCACACGATCCTGACGCCGTTCTTTCCGATAGTAGTCTCGTG GCGGATATCGGAGTTTTTGTTACTGCGCGACACGACGCTAATTCCCAACGTGTTGTGGTTCGAATACACGAATATTCGTACGGAGGCTCGGGCACGAGCGCGAAAGCTGTCGGCGATCGGCCGGTCGCATTGA
- the Cct7 gene encoding T-complex protein 1 subunit eta — MQPQIILLKEGTDSSQGKQHVISNINACQIVVDAVRTTLGPRGMDKLIVDQNGKSTISNDGATILKLLDIVHPAAKTLVDIAKSQDAEVGDGTTSVVLLTGEFLKQMKPFIEEGVHSRIIIKALRRALQIAKDKINELSVKIDKSDMCKQIELLEECAATSMSSKLIHQQKKHFSQMVVKAVMMLDELLPLNMIGIKKISGGALEDSELIQGVAFKKTFSYAGFEMQPKKYEQCKIALLSIELELKAERDNAEVRVDNVAEYQKIVDAEWQILYNKLDQIHKSGAKVVLSSLPIGDVATQYFADRDMFCAGRVPEEDLKRTMKACGGAILTTVHDIKNSDLGRCQTFEEKQIGGERFNIFYECSRAKTCTFILRGGAEQFLEETERSLHDAIMVVRRMVKNDAVVAGGGAIEIELSKTLRDYSRTIAGKEQLLIGAIARALEVIPRQLCDNAGFDATNILNKLRQKHHKGLQWYGVDINSEDIADNMKSCVWEPAVVKINALTAATEAACLILSVDETIRNPKSSQDGPQQPMGRGMGRPM; from the exons ATG cAACCACAAATAATATTGCTGAAGGAGGGCACAGACTCGTCCCAGGGAAAGCAACATGTGATATCCAATATAAATGCATGCCAGATTGTCGTGGATGCCGTCAGGACCACCCTGGGCCCTCGCGGCATGGACAAGCTCATAGTAGATCAAAATGGAAAAAGCACCATCTCCAATGATGGTGCTACCATTCTCAAACTGTTGGATATTGTTCATCCTGCTGCAAAGACTCTGGTAGATATCGCGAAATCACAGGATGCAGAG GTTGGAGATGGAACAACCAGCGTGGTTTTGTTAACGGGAGAGTTTTTGAAACAGATGAAACCATTTATAGAGGAAGGCGTGCACTCGCGCATAATTATTAAGGCTCTCCGACGCGCGCTTCAGATAGCcaaagataaaattaacgagTTGAGCGTCAAGATAGACAAGAGCGACATGTGCAAACAGATCGAGTTGCTAGAGGAATGCGCGGCCACATCTATGAGCTCGAAGTTAATACACCAACAGAAGAAGCACTTTAGTCAGATGGTCGTCAAGGCTGTCATGATGCTAGACGAGTTACTTCCTCTTAATATGATTGGTATTAAAAAG ATTTCTGGAGGCGCGCTGGAAGATTCAGAGCTGATTCAAGGAGTGGCATTTAAAAAGACCTTCTCGTATGCAGGATTCGAGATGCAGCCAAAAAAATACGAACAATGTAAGATAGCGTTGCTCAGTATCGAGCTAGAATTGAAAGCCGAACGGGACAACGCCGAGGTGCGCGTGGACAATGTGGCGGAGTACCAGAAGATCGTCGACGCGGAATGGCAGATTCTTTACAATAAGCTCGATCAGATTCACAAGAGTGGCGCGAAAGTAGTACTCTCCTCGTTGCCAATAGGCGACGTCGCAACACAGTATTTTGCGGACAGGGACATGTTCTGCGCCGGTAGAGTGCCCGAAGAGGATCTTAAGAGAACGATGAAAGCGTGCGGTGGTGCAATTTTAACAACAGTgcatgatataaaaaattctgatCTCGGAAGGTGCCAGACCTTCGAAGAGAAGCAGATCGGTGGCGagag GTTCAACATTTTTTATGAGTGTTCGCGAGCGAAGACGTGCACATTCATTTTGCGCGGAGGAGCGGAACAATTTTTAGAAGAGACGGAGAGGTCTCTTCACGATGCGATTATGGTCGTCAGACGCATGGTAAAGAATGACGCGGTGGTCGCTGGCGGTGGTGCTATTGAGATAGAACTCTCCAAGACTTTGCGCGATTACTCGCGCACCATTGCCGGGAAGGAACAGCTTTTGATAGGAGCGATAGCCAGAGCTCTTGAAGTTATTCCAAG GCAATTGTGCGACAACGCTGGCTTCGACGCGACAAACATTCTGAATAAATTGCGCCAGAAACACCACAAGGGTTTGCAATGGTACGGCGTTGATATTAATTCGGAGGATATCGCGGATAATATGAAGTCCTGCGTCTGGGAGCCGGCGGTAGTGAAGATAAATGCATTGACCGCTGCCACGGAGGCCGCTTGCCTCATTCTCTCTGTCGACGAAACTATCAGGAATCCCAAGAGCAGTCAGGATGGCCCGCAACAGCCTATGGGACGTGGCATGGGCAGACCAATGTAA
- the Usp14 gene encoding ubiquitin carboxyl-terminal hydrolase 14, whose product MPQYTIKVKWGKELFSNVEVNTEEDPILFKAQLFALTGVQPERQKVMLKGMTLKDDDWGNLKLKDGVTILMMGSKEEDVPVEPIEKPVFLEDMNEAELATALDLPSGLLNLGNTCYLNATVQCLKTVPELREALKVFSGGWTTGASLSITAQSITASLRDLYDNMDKGTARAPLVLLQMLHLAFPRFAEKTEQGVFQQQDANECWTELIRMLQQKLPAKNNLDVSEDSKASKPRSFIEQYFGGIFDYELKCVESEDESATVGKDEFLQLSCFISTDVKHMYFGLRNKMQEQITKMSPTLGRNATYTKTSKISRLPAYLTIQFVRFYYKEKEAINAKILKDVKFPLEFDAFELCSSELQNKLIPMREKFKEYEDNLVEESCNTKTKDKGDSAKKEMKKEPFWFKDDLGSNNSGYYKLQAVLTHRGRSSSSGHYVAWIRQKGDTWMKCDDDVVTPVTSEEVLKLSGGGDWHCAYVLLYGPRILEVEVKDITDNPVDTNNTDA is encoded by the exons ATGCCTCAATACACAA tTAAAGTTAAATGGGGCAAAGAGCTCTTTTCTAATGTAGAAGTTAATACTGAAGAGGAtccaatattatttaaagcacAACTCTTTGCATTGACTGGAGTTCAACCAGAAAGACAAAAAGTTATGCTTAAAGGAATGACTCTCAAAGATGATGATTGGGGAAATCTAAAACTGAaagat GGTGTTACAATACTTATGATGGGTTCTAAAGAAGAAGATGTACCTGTAGAACCAATAGAAAAGCCAGTATTCTTGGAAGATATGAATGAAGCTGAATTGGCTACTGCTTTAGATTTACCATCTGGTTTACTTAATCTTGGCAATACATGTTATCTAAATGCAACTGTGCAATGTTTAAAAACTGTACCAGAATTACGAGAAGCCCTGAAGGTTTTCTCAGGAGGTTGGACTACAGGTGCAAGTTTATCAATAACTGCTCAAAGTATAACTGCATCATTGAGAGACCTATATGACAACATGGACAAGGGAACAGCTAGAGCACCTCTTGTTTTGCTTCAAATGTTACATTTGGCTTTTCCAAGATTTGCAGAAAAAACAGAACAGGGTGTATTTCAGCAACAAGATGCAAATGAATGTTGGACAGAATTAATTAGAATGTTACAACAAAAATTACCTGCAAAG AATAACCTAGATGTATCAGAAGATAGTAAAGCTTCTAAACCAAGATCATTTATTGAACAATATTTTGGAGGTATATTTGATTATGAATTGAAGTGTGTTGAATCTGAGGATGAATCAGCTACCGTGGGAAAAGATGAATTTTTACAGTTGAGTTGTTTTATTTCAACTGATGTTAAACATATGTATTTTGGGcttagaaataaaatgcaagagcaaattacaaaaatgtctCCGACTCTTGGAAGAAATGCCACTTATACAAAAACG tcaAAAATTAGCAGGCTACCGGCATATTTAACCATACAATTTGTACGGTTTTATTACAAGGAGAAAGAAGCGATTAATGCAAAAATCTTAAAAGATGTTAAATTTCCTTTAGAATTTGATGCTTTTGAGTTATGTAGTTCTGAACTTCAAAACAAGCTTATACCAAtgcgtgaaaaatttaaagaatatgaGGATAATTTAGTAGAGGAGTCTTGTAATACAAAAACTAAGGATAAAGGAGATagcgcaaaaaaagaaatgaaaaaagaacCATTCTGGTTTAAAGATG atttGGGGTCAAATAATAGTggttattacaaattacaagcGGTTTTAACACATCGAGGACGTTCTAGCAGCAGCGGTCATTATGTCGCTTGGATTCGACAGAAAGGTGATACATGGATGAAGTGTGATGACGATGTGGTTACACCTGTTACCAGCGAAGAAGTTTTAAAACTTAGCGGAGGCGGCGATTGGCATTGTGCATACGTTCTTTTGTATGGTCCTAGAATTTTAGAAGTGGAAGTGAAGGATATAACAGACAATCCAGTTGATACAAACAATACTGACGCTTAA